The region AGGAATTCTAGATTAGGAATTCTAGAATTCCTAAAAATTTTATATAGAAGGTTTATTATGCTAAATACTTGTCTATTTCCAGCAGCAGGCTATGGCACTCGTTTTTTGCCTGCTACAAAGTCTTTGCCAAAAGAAATGCTGCCGATTTTAACAAAACCACTCATCCACTACGGCGTAGATGAAGCCCTAGAGGCTGGCATGCGAAATATGGCGTTTGTTACAGGTCGTGGAAAGCGCGCTTTAGAGGACTACTTTGACATCAGCTACGAGCTAGAACACCAAATAGCAGGCAGCAAAAAAGAGTATTTGCTAACTGAGATTAGAGAGCTTATGAGTGCGTGCAGCTTTAGTTTTACTCGCCAAAATGAGATGAAGGGTCTTGGGCATGCGATTTATAGTGGCAAAAATCTAGTAGGTGATGAGGCCTTTGGCGTGATACTAGCTGATGATTTGTGTATAAACGAAGACGGGGCTGGCGTAATGAGCCAAATGAGCGCAATATACGAAAAATACCGCTGCAGCGTGGTAGCTGTCATGGAGGTAAATGATGAGAGCATCCAAAACTACGGTGTAGTAGCTGGCAAGGGCATCGATGGCGATCTAGTGATGATTAGCGATATGATAGAAAAGCCAGAGCCTGCCAAGGCTCCTACAAATCTAGCAATAATTGGCCGCTATATACTAACGCCTGATATCTTTGAGGTGCTTAGCACCACAGCACCAGGCAAAAACGGCGAAATACAAATCACAGACGCCTTGCTAAAACAAGCGCAAAACGGTATGGTTTTGGCATATAAATTCAAAGGCAAACGCTTTGATTGTGGCTCGGTGGCTGGCTTTGTAGAGGCTACAAACTATTTTTATAATTTAGAGAAAAAATGCTAGAAAATACACTGCACTTTGAGATAGCAAAGAGTGAGCAAATCAGCGCATACGCAAGACGCATGAGCGATGAGCTAGGGGATATTGGATATTATGGTCTGCCTGATATTGGCAAGCATGAGAGCTTAGAGCGTATAAAAAATAAGTATAAAACTAAGCAAAATGTCGTGCTAATCGGCGTTGGCGGATCTAGCCTTGGCGCAAAGGCGATATCTAGTATGCTAGGACTTGAAATAATTTTCATTGATAATCTTGATGAGAGCGTGATAAAAGGGGCTTTGGCTAAAATCAGCCTAGAAAACAGCGTTTTTATAATTTCAAGCAAATCAGGCACTACAATTGAGACTATTAGCATTTATAAGGTGCTTTTAGCGCACTTTAAGCCAAAAGATTTTAGCTCTTTTATTTTTATCACAGATGAGGGCTCGCCGCTTGAGAATTACGCAAAAAGCGTAGGTGGCGAGCTATTTTTTATCCCAAAAAATGTAGGCGGCAGATTTAGTGTGCTAAGTAACTGTGGGCTTGTGCCACTTGCTTTGGCTGGGGCTGATATAAAGGCGATTTTAGAAGGCGCAAAGGCTATGAAAGAGCGATTTTTAGGGCAAAATGACCCACTAATCCTACAAAAAGCCCATCACTACGCCACACATCCAAATGCTAAAATAAATGTGCTTTTTAGCTACGATAGCCGCTTAAAAGCCTTTAATGAGTGGTATATTCAGCTTTGGGCTGAGAGCCTTGGCAAAAGGCGTGGGTATAAGCGCATGGGACTTACGCCTGTGGGGCTTGTAGGCTCAGCTGATCAGCACTCGTTTTTACAGCTTATAATGGATGGGCCAAAAGATAAGAGCGTAACCTTTCTAAAAGTTGCTGCAAAAAATGAAATAACCGTGCCTGATATAAAACTAGAATTCCTAAATAGTTGCGATTTTGCAAATAATCTTAGCGTTTCATTTATCCAAAACTCGCAAAGCACAGCCACACTCCAAGCCCTAAAAAGCGAAAATATCAGCGTGGATGAGATTACACTTAGCAGGCTTGATGAGTGGCACGCAGGTGCGCTTATTTACTACTACGAGCTTTTAACCTCAGCTTGTGGTGTGATGCTTGGGGTCAATACCTACGACCAGCCAGGCGTAGAACTTGGCAAAATGCTACTTAAAAAAATGCTAAGCACTAAATAAGCTGCCATTCTTATAGTAAGTTTTTCAAAACTTTTCTATAAGAAAAAATTACGCCTAAGAAAAAATCACGCCTCATAGCCTTCCATTTTAAGAAATTCTCTTAAATATTTAAATGCAAAAGGATATACGCTTATAGCATTTAGGCGAACTAAACCTACTGCTAACAAGGCAAGGGTTTCACCCAGCATATCGTTTGTTGTTTTAACCGGCTCTATTCGCTTTATGTTTGGCGACTTTTCTATTTTATAGCCATTGATTTGCCCTACATTTCCAAGTCCTATGCCTACACAGTATTCGTAATTATCACCATTTTGCCAGTAATGAACACCCAAAAGCCCACCAAAAAGCTCTTTATTTTCATCGCTATTTTCTTTACTTTGAAAAATAGCTTTTTTACCACCAC is a window of Campylobacter magnus DNA encoding:
- the galU gene encoding UTP--glucose-1-phosphate uridylyltransferase GalU; its protein translation is MLNTCLFPAAGYGTRFLPATKSLPKEMLPILTKPLIHYGVDEALEAGMRNMAFVTGRGKRALEDYFDISYELEHQIAGSKKEYLLTEIRELMSACSFSFTRQNEMKGLGHAIYSGKNLVGDEAFGVILADDLCINEDGAGVMSQMSAIYEKYRCSVVAVMEVNDESIQNYGVVAGKGIDGDLVMISDMIEKPEPAKAPTNLAIIGRYILTPDIFEVLSTTAPGKNGEIQITDALLKQAQNGMVLAYKFKGKRFDCGSVAGFVEATNYFYNLEKKC
- a CDS encoding glucose-6-phosphate isomerase, with amino-acid sequence MLENTLHFEIAKSEQISAYARRMSDELGDIGYYGLPDIGKHESLERIKNKYKTKQNVVLIGVGGSSLGAKAISSMLGLEIIFIDNLDESVIKGALAKISLENSVFIISSKSGTTIETISIYKVLLAHFKPKDFSSFIFITDEGSPLENYAKSVGGELFFIPKNVGGRFSVLSNCGLVPLALAGADIKAILEGAKAMKERFLGQNDPLILQKAHHYATHPNAKINVLFSYDSRLKAFNEWYIQLWAESLGKRRGYKRMGLTPVGLVGSADQHSFLQLIMDGPKDKSVTFLKVAAKNEITVPDIKLEFLNSCDFANNLSVSFIQNSQSTATLQALKSENISVDEITLSRLDEWHAGALIYYYELLTSACGVMLGVNTYDQPGVELGKMLLKKMLSTK